A DNA window from Patagioenas fasciata isolate bPatFas1 chromosome 1, bPatFas1.hap1, whole genome shotgun sequence contains the following coding sequences:
- the RAI2 gene encoding retinoic acid-induced protein 2, translating to MEELYKDASNLPMDVTSSPSAMANNKLENGVAQLITAEAWNINSADLMKKALSPLVTVPAPSILTPPAESQSGVALKVAATVLQPICLGDSPVVLPIHLQVAGSAAPQMPATNTATPYVMTTQGPVPLPVLLEQHVFQHLNSPLVLPPGAACPASPLHTGLFPGATAPVGQPQLLDPKPSGQTQEPVLPPVFQTPGFAAVLQDLFPSQGTLGSAPCQPPPDYAALPPQAFSSPLSPLVPPPTLLVPYPVIVPLPVPVPIPIPVPIPVPHGAETKVAPDPPKPPLFTPHSCKGTQTPLEKEETKPFDLLHPREFPQMSRHTVIKMGGENEALDLSMKGPPVPQASEAAPPPPPPEDGALDLSLASCRKPGGPHGDVAGTSPTATAEAGAHPTPDKLPGPAAPFAPCKPQEASGKVEGRGAGGGATELLRQPQKWLVEPAGRAGCEPKAGNNIEIVSTSQTAKVIVSVKDAVPTIFCGKIKGLSGVSTKNFSFKRDLPQDSVLQCYDVKSPPEPRDSAEALRKPVKNRSVKLKKMNSPEIHILPIKKQRLAAFFPRK from the coding sequence ATGGAGGAGCTGTACAAGGATGCCTCGAACCTGCCCATGGACGTCACCAGCTCGCCCTCGGCCATGGCCAACAACAAGCTGGAGAACGGGGTGGCCCAGCTGATCACGGCGGAGGCCTGGAACATCAATTCGGCCGACCTGATGAAGAAGGCCCTGTCCCCGCTGGTGACAGTCCCCGCACCCTCCATCCTGACGCCGCCAGCCGAGTCACAGAGTGGGGTGGCCCTGAAGGTGGCTGCCACCGTGCTGCAGCCCATCTGCCTGGGGGACAGCCCCGTGGTCCTGCCCATCCACCTGCAGGTCGCGGGCAGCGCTGCCCCGCAGATGCCGGCCACCAACACCGCCACCCCCTACGTCATGACCACCCAGGGCCCCGTCCCGCTGCCCGTCCTCCTGGAGCAGCACGTCTTCCAGCACCTGAACTCCCCCCTGGTGCTGCCCCCGGGGGCCGCCTGCCCCGCCAGCCCCCTGCACACCGGCCTTTTTCCTGGCGCCACTGCCCCCGtggggcagccccagctcctggaCCCCAAGCCCTCTGGCCAAACCCAGGAGCCTGTCCTGCCCCCCGTCTTTCAGACGCCAGGGTTTGCTGCCGTCCTCCAGGACCTGTTTCCCTCGCAAGGCACTCTGGGCTCTGCCCCCTGCCAACCCCCCCCCGACTATGCCGCCCTCCCACCCCAGGCCTTCAGCTCACCCCTCTCCCCGCTGGtgccccctcccacgctgctggtgCCCTACCCCGTCATCGtgcccctgcctgtccctgtccccatccccatccctgtccccatccccgtgcccCATGGCGCTGAGACCAAGGTGGCCCCTGACCCGCCCAAGCCGCCACTTTTCACCCCCCACTCCTGCAAGGGCACCCAGACTCCCCTGGAGAAGGAGGAGACCAAGCCCTTTGACCTCCTCCACCCACGAGAGTTTCCCCAGATGAGCCGCCACACTGTCATCAAGATGGGCGGCGAGAACGAGGCGCTGGACCTCTCAATGAAAGGGCCACCCGTGCCTCAAGCCAGCGAGGCTGCCCCGCCACCTCCACCGCCGGAGGACGGGGCTCTGGACCTGTCCCTTGCCTCCTGCCGCAAGCCAGGGGGGCCTCACGGGGACGTCGCTGGTACCAGCCCCACCGCCACCGCCGAGGCCGGCGCCCACCCCACGCCGGACAAGCTCCCCGGCCCGGCTGCCCCCTTCGCCCCCTGCAAGCCCCAAGAGGCATCGGGCAAGGTGGAGGGCAGAGGGGCGGGCGGTGGGGCGACCGAGCTGCTGCGGCAGCCGCAGAAGTGGCTGGTGGAGCCGGCAGGCAGGGCGGGCTGCGAGCCCAAGGCCGGCAACAACATCGAGATCGTCAGCACGTCGCAGACAGCCAAAGTCATCGTCTCTGTCAAGGACGCCGTGCCCACCATCTTCTGCGGCAAGATCAAGGGCCTGTCGGGGGTCTCCACCAAAAACTTTTCCTTCAAAAGGGACCTGCCCCAGGACTCGGTGCTGCAGTGCTACGACGTGAAGAGCCCGCCCGAGCCCCGGGACAGCGCTGAGGCCCTCAGGAAACCCGTCAAAAACAGGAGCGTAAAGCTAAAGAAAATGAACTCGCCGGAGATACATATTCTTCCAATCAAGAAGCAACGGCTAGCTGCCTTTTTTCCAAGAAAGTAA